One region of Campylobacter lari genomic DNA includes:
- a CDS encoding tRNA threonylcarbamoyladenosine biosynthesis protein TsaB, with product MLGIYENDLLLNTIESDLKVSEVLPKILQELLSQYEFEKLIYVHGPGSYMGIKISYVSFETLAIVKNIPLKAISAFELNNNTPISANKHLCFVKKDNGEIILEKTQAGSFFMPQSLKGLNLSKENTPFYVLDAIN from the coding sequence ATGCTTGGTATTTATGAAAATGATTTATTGTTAAATACCATTGAAAGTGATTTAAAAGTTAGCGAGGTTTTACCAAAAATATTGCAAGAATTACTTTCACAATATGAGTTTGAAAAGCTTATTTATGTACATGGGCCAGGTTCTTACATGGGTATAAAAATTTCTTATGTTTCTTTTGAGACATTAGCCATAGTCAAAAACATTCCTTTAAAAGCAATCAGTGCTTTTGAGTTAAATAACAACACTCCTATATCTGCAAACAAACATTTATGTTTTGTAAAAAAAGACAATGGCGAAATTATTTTAGAGAAGACACAAGCAGGAAGTTTTTTTATGCCTCAAAGTTTAAAAGGTTTAAATTTAAGCAAAGAAAATACACCTTTTTATGTTTTAGATGCAATTAATTAA
- the rbfA gene encoding 30S ribosome-binding factor RbfA translates to MNPAEIKKLRTESILKELIPEALANLDNEALKNLCVVDVECKKGRYDAFVYLDKMFFNTQEQEIILNQLKKAARALQNYCMSEQGWYRCPNFHFKFDDRLEYQNHMDALFEKIKKEQNES, encoded by the coding sequence ATGAACCCAGCCGAAATCAAAAAGCTACGCACAGAAAGCATTTTAAAAGAACTTATACCAGAAGCTTTAGCAAATTTAGACAACGAAGCTTTAAAAAATTTGTGCGTAGTGGATGTAGAGTGTAAAAAAGGCAGATACGATGCTTTTGTGTATTTAGATAAAATGTTTTTTAATACCCAAGAGCAAGAAATCATACTCAATCAACTCAAAAAAGCCGCCCGTGCTTTGCAAAATTATTGCATGAGTGAGCAAGGGTGGTATAGATGTCCGAATTTTCACTTTAAATTTGATGATAGATTAGAGTATCAAAATCATATGGATGCTTTATTTGAAAAAATCAAAAAGGAACAAAATGAATCTTGA
- the infB gene encoding translation initiation factor IF-2, with product MTDVKISEIAQELGYTSKEIIEKANEIGLEDIKSPNKKVSSEIAEAIYQYVQSGEILDVVKKVAKPKKESATKKTTTKKEESKKEEKKTTKKETKTPVKTTNEKKEESKKEEKQPENPIKNEALEEKKEEIKFDEKLGSNLNLAKRRGLVIVKKKKEESKENQINNEEKSNMQNTQGLSLSMIFSNSDENLKRKKKEKKNHPVASKKESTTKMDLLGDKDFADISLEDDDMVVLPDFSVKENKPAQPANKKQPNILKQSLNNSINPFGEGGIQRRSRKKPPKKVEKKESEVITSVSIPKEIRVYEFAEKLGKNTGEVISKLFMLGMMTTKNDFLDEDAIEILAAEFGVEINIIDEADEFDYVKDYDENQTEENLSQRAPVITIMGHVDHGKTSLLDYIRKSRIASGEAGGITQHVGAYMVEKNGRKITFIDTPGHEAFTAMRARGASITDIVIIVVAADDGVKPQTKEAINHAKAANVPIIIAINKMDKENANPDMVKTQLAEMDIMPVEWGGSHEFVPVSAKKGDGVEDLLEIVLLQADILELKANPKAHAKASIIESSVQKGRGPVATIIVQNGTLRVGNTVVAGEAYGKVRAMSDDQGKALKEIGPGECGVIIGLSEVADAGETLIAVDSDKQAREYANKRHEYNRQKELSKSTKVSIDELGAKIKEGNLKALPVILKADVQGSLEAIKASLEKLKNDEIKVNIIHSGVGGITQSDIELASASENSIVLGFNIRPTGEIKERAKDKGVEIKTYNVIYNLLDDVKALLGGMMSPIISEEQLGQAEIRQVISVPKLGQIAGCMVTEGTINRGAKIRLIRDGVVVFEGNVSSLKRFKDDVREVAKGYECGVGIEGCNDMRVGDYIESYKEVEEQVSL from the coding sequence ATGACAGATGTAAAGATTAGCGAAATCGCTCAAGAGTTAGGATATACTAGTAAAGAAATTATAGAAAAAGCCAATGAAATAGGCTTAGAGGATATAAAATCCCCTAACAAAAAAGTATCTTCTGAAATCGCAGAAGCGATTTATCAATATGTACAATCAGGTGAAATACTAGATGTGGTAAAAAAAGTGGCAAAGCCTAAAAAAGAAAGTGCGACTAAAAAAACTACTACTAAAAAAGAAGAAAGCAAAAAAGAAGAGAAAAAAACTACTAAAAAAGAAACAAAAACTCCTGTTAAAACAACAAATGAAAAGAAAGAAGAAAGTAAAAAAGAAGAAAAGCAACCTGAAAATCCTATTAAAAATGAAGCATTAGAAGAAAAAAAAGAAGAAATTAAATTCGATGAAAAACTAGGCTCTAATTTAAATTTAGCTAAAAGAAGAGGTTTAGTTATCGTTAAAAAGAAAAAAGAAGAAAGCAAAGAAAACCAAATAAACAATGAAGAAAAATCTAATATGCAAAATACTCAAGGCTTGAGCCTTAGTATGATTTTTTCAAATTCAGATGAGAATTTAAAAAGAAAGAAAAAAGAAAAGAAAAATCATCCTGTAGCAAGTAAAAAAGAAAGCACTACTAAAATGGATCTTTTAGGAGATAAAGACTTTGCTGATATTTCTTTAGAAGATGATGATATGGTAGTTTTACCTGATTTTAGTGTAAAAGAAAACAAACCAGCACAACCAGCAAACAAAAAACAACCAAATATCTTAAAGCAATCTTTAAATAATTCTATCAATCCATTTGGCGAGGGTGGTATACAAAGAAGAAGTCGTAAAAAACCACCTAAAAAAGTAGAGAAAAAAGAAAGCGAAGTGATCACAAGTGTAAGTATACCTAAAGAAATTCGTGTGTATGAATTTGCTGAAAAACTTGGTAAAAACACCGGAGAAGTTATCTCTAAACTTTTCATGCTTGGTATGATGACGACTAAAAATGACTTTTTAGATGAGGATGCTATAGAAATTCTTGCAGCTGAATTTGGTGTGGAGATTAATATCATTGATGAGGCTGATGAGTTTGATTATGTAAAAGATTATGATGAAAACCAAACAGAAGAAAATTTAAGCCAAAGAGCTCCGGTTATCACTATCATGGGGCATGTGGATCATGGTAAGACTTCTTTGCTTGATTATATAAGAAAATCACGCATTGCAAGTGGCGAAGCAGGTGGGATCACTCAGCATGTTGGCGCTTATATGGTGGAAAAAAATGGTAGAAAAATCACTTTTATCGATACTCCAGGCCATGAGGCATTTACTGCTATGCGTGCAAGGGGAGCTAGTATAACTGATATTGTTATTATCGTAGTAGCTGCAGATGATGGGGTAAAACCACAAACTAAAGAGGCGATCAATCATGCAAAAGCAGCCAATGTACCTATTATCATTGCTATTAATAAAATGGATAAAGAAAACGCAAATCCTGACATGGTAAAAACCCAACTAGCAGAAATGGACATCATGCCAGTAGAATGGGGCGGAAGCCATGAATTTGTGCCAGTTTCAGCTAAAAAAGGTGATGGTGTAGAGGATTTACTTGAAATTGTATTATTACAAGCTGATATTTTAGAGCTTAAAGCAAATCCAAAAGCCCATGCTAAAGCAAGTATTATAGAATCTTCAGTGCAAAAAGGTAGAGGTCCTGTGGCTACTATCATCGTGCAAAATGGTACTTTAAGAGTAGGAAATACAGTCGTAGCAGGGGAAGCTTATGGTAAAGTGCGTGCTATGAGTGATGATCAAGGCAAAGCTTTAAAAGAAATAGGTCCAGGTGAGTGCGGGGTGATCATAGGTCTTAGTGAAGTAGCCGATGCAGGAGAAACTCTAATAGCTGTAGATAGTGATAAGCAAGCAAGAGAATATGCTAATAAACGCCATGAATACAACCGCCAAAAAGAACTAAGCAAATCCACTAAAGTAAGCATAGATGAGCTTGGTGCAAAAATCAAAGAAGGCAATTTAAAAGCCCTTCCTGTGATCTTAAAAGCAGATGTGCAAGGTTCACTTGAAGCGATTAAGGCTAGTTTAGAAAAACTTAAAAACGATGAGATCAAGGTTAATATTATCCATAGTGGGGTAGGTGGGATTACTCAAAGCGATATAGAGCTTGCAAGTGCGAGTGAAAACTCTATCGTTTTAGGCTTTAATATACGCCCAACTGGTGAGATCAAAGAGCGTGCCAAAGATAAAGGCGTAGAGATAAAAACTTATAATGTTATTTATAACTTGCTTGATGATGTAAAAGCCTTACTAGGTGGTATGATGAGTCCTATCATCTCTGAAGAACAACTTGGTCAAGCTGAAATTCGCCAAGTGATCAGTGTGCCAAAACTAGGACAAATCGCAGGTTGTATGGTGACAGAAGGCACGATCAATCGTGGTGCGAAAATCAGGCTTATTAGAGATGGGGTTGTGGTATTTGAAGGTAATGTAAGCTCGCTTAAACGCTTTAAAGATGATGTAAGAGAAGTTGCAAAAGGCTATGAATGCGGTGTAGGCATAGAAGGTTGTAATGATATGAGAGTGGGGGATTATATAGAAAGTTATAAAGAAGTTGAGGAACAAGTAAGCCTATGA
- a CDS encoding DUF448 domain-containing protein, with protein MKNHIPIRMCIVCKGRYEKQSLHQFQIKNSQIITKVEFGRSLYICNPCFEKDEKTLQKAFMRACKGNFYGSINQQDLKEIFFNDRCKD; from the coding sequence TTGAAAAACCATATACCCATTAGAATGTGCATTGTTTGCAAAGGTCGTTATGAAAAGCAAAGTTTGCATCAATTTCAAATAAAAAATTCTCAAATTATCACTAAAGTGGAATTTGGTAGGAGTTTATATATTTGTAATCCATGTTTTGAAAAAGATGAAAAAACATTGCAAAAGGCTTTTATGAGAGCTTGCAAAGGCAATTTTTATGGCAGTATAAATCAGCAGGATTTAAAGGAGATATTTTTTAATGACAGATGTAAAGATTAG
- the thrB gene encoding homoserine kinase produces the protein MKILVPATSANLGPGFDCLGLSLKHFNQTIVEKSKFFSINIHGEGENNIYLKKNNTFVNIFYEIYQRLSGKKDNFRFVFQNNIPLARGMGSSSAVIIGAIACAYELSGFKADKNIILNEALKYENHPDNIAPAALGGFVCALNHNQKVLAIKKEVDKDLQAVITIPNVAMNTQKSRTVLAKKINLEDAVFNLCHASFLTACFLEKKYDLLKYASLDKLHQNQRMKLLPELFEVQKLALDNNALMSTLSGSGSSFFTLAYKDDAKQIKEKIKNKFAKFRVELLEFDDEGFKIC, from the coding sequence ATGAAAATTTTAGTTCCTGCGACAAGTGCAAATTTAGGTCCTGGTTTTGATTGTTTGGGCTTGAGTTTGAAACATTTTAATCAAACTATAGTTGAAAAATCTAAATTTTTTAGTATTAACATACATGGAGAAGGTGAAAATAATATCTATCTTAAAAAAAATAATACTTTTGTTAATATTTTTTATGAAATTTATCAAAGACTTAGTGGTAAAAAAGATAATTTTCGTTTTGTTTTTCAAAATAATATCCCTTTAGCAAGAGGTATGGGAAGTTCCTCTGCTGTAATAATTGGAGCTATTGCTTGTGCTTATGAATTAAGCGGATTTAAAGCAGATAAAAATATCATTTTAAATGAAGCTTTAAAATATGAAAATCATCCAGATAACATAGCTCCAGCAGCTCTTGGAGGTTTTGTGTGTGCATTAAATCACAATCAAAAAGTCTTAGCTATAAAAAAAGAAGTAGATAAAGACTTACAAGCTGTTATAACTATACCAAATGTAGCGATGAATACTCAAAAATCAAGAACAGTTTTAGCTAAAAAAATTAATCTAGAAGATGCTGTTTTTAATCTTTGTCATGCTTCATTTTTAACTGCTTGCTTTTTAGAGAAAAAATATGATTTATTAAAATATGCAAGTTTAGATAAACTTCATCAAAATCAAAGAATGAAACTTTTACCTGAGCTTTTTGAAGTACAAAAATTAGCTTTAGATAATAATGCTCTCATGAGCACGCTTTCAGGCTCAGGTTCGAGTTTTTTCACTCTAGCTTATAAAGATGATGCTAAACAAATCAAAGAAAAAATCAAAAATAAATTTGCTAAATTTAGAGTTGAGCTTTTAGAATTTGACGATGAGGGCTTTAAAATTTGCTAA
- the rimP gene encoding ribosome maturation factor RimP, whose translation MNLEALCKEAGLSFYDDELVSENGRKIYRIYVQKEGGVNLDDCAKLSEILSPIFDVEPPVGGEYFLEVSSCGLERKLSKIEHFAKSINELVKITTSEKEKIEAKIIAVDDENITLENLETQEKTTLNFSDIRKAKTFIQW comes from the coding sequence ATGAATCTTGAAGCACTTTGTAAAGAAGCAGGGCTTAGCTTTTATGATGATGAGCTAGTAAGTGAAAATGGTAGAAAGATTTATAGAATTTATGTGCAAAAAGAAGGCGGGGTAAATCTTGATGATTGTGCTAAGCTTAGTGAGATTTTATCGCCTATTTTTGATGTAGAGCCACCTGTGGGCGGGGAGTATTTTTTAGAAGTATCAAGCTGTGGGCTTGAGAGAAAACTTAGCAAAATTGAGCATTTTGCAAAAAGCATTAACGAACTTGTAAAAATCACAACTAGTGAAAAAGAAAAAATCGAAGCAAAAATTATCGCCGTAGATGATGAAAATATCACTTTAGAAAATTTAGAAACTCAAGAAAAAACTACTTTAAATTTTAGCGACATAAGAAAAGCTAAAACTTTCATACAATGGTAA